The sequence below is a genomic window from Dyadobacter chenwenxiniae.
TCCATTCACATAAGCGCGGCCAAAAACCAGATGATCCAGCTTGCTTCGTCCGGCTTCGGGTTTGACGATCCGGTGACCGATGGGCGCATCCTTAGGCGTTTGCGGCCCTGGCTTGAAATAGTTATTGATAATGTTGTACATCGCCCGGTAATCCCCGCCGTCAATGGAACGGTGCACCCAGTTAAACACCACGTTGTTAGCGAAATTAAAAATACCAAACCAACCGATGGACGGATTTCTACCAGCGTTATTTGCCCATAAATTGCGCATAAACGTACAATTCTCTCCGCCCAGCGTACTTCCGAACGAATGGTTCCAGGTATCCAGCGTCTCGGAAAATATTGAATTCTGAATGGTAATGTTCACCGTAGGAAGCTTTGCTTCGGCAGCGCCGGTGCTGTCGTTATACATATGACGATACATAGACATGTTCTCATCCAAACCCCAACTCGCCGAAACGTGGTCAATCATAATGTTACCAATCGGATTACCACCGATGGAATCATCACGACGGCCCACAAATGTCTCACCCCGACGAAAACGCATGTGGCGAATCACGACGTCGTGTGTGTTGATCCAAACCGTTTCTCCTGCCACACACACACCGTCGCCAGGAGCAGTCTGGCCGGCAATCGTAATGTACGGAGCACGAATAATCAGCGGTGTTTTCAAACGAATGATGCCTGCGACATTAAAAACAATGATGCGCGCACCGCCCTGCTCACAAGCATCACGCAACGTCCCGGGTCCGCTGTCCGCCAGACTTTTCACCACGTAGACTTTACCACCCCGACCTCCAAAACTGTAAGCACCACCGCCCTCTGCACCCGGAAAAGCCGGAATGTCAGACTGCGGAAGATCCACCGGCCTGGCCGCCCACGGAATGTAAGGCTTACCATTTTTAGCCTCCTGCTCAATAATCGGCAGCGCCTTCTGCCAGGCAATTTCCGATTTCCACATCGCAGCCTTC
It includes:
- a CDS encoding pectate lyase family protein, with translation MISKKSLPLLILAALALLAPAAHAQYPKIPAAAQKTSDSLLKAAMWKSEIAWQKALPIIEQEAKNGKPYIPWAARPVDLPQSDIPAFPGAEGGGAYSFGGRGGKVYVVKSLADSGPGTLRDACEQGGARIIVFNVAGIIRLKTPLIIRAPYITIAGQTAPGDGVCVAGETVWINTHDVVIRHMRFRRGETFVGRRDDSIGGNPIGNIMIDHVSASWGLDENMSMYRHMYNDSTGAAEAKLPTVNITIQNSIFSETLDTWNHSFGSTLGGENCTFMRNLWANNAGRNPSIGWFGIFNFANNVVFNWVHRSIDGGDYRAMYNIINNYFKPGPQTPKDAPIGHRIVKPEAGRSKLDHLVFGRAYVNGNVMEGNEQVTKDNWAGGVQVEDLADAGKYQDKMKWNRPLPMPTFPIMSAKESFDYVLAHAGATLPKRDPVDTRVTTQVRTGKINPIDGVTLPKTQFEHRRLPIDSYKNGIITDISQVGGYPEYKGTPYKDSDDDGMPDDWEVKYSLNPNDASDAQKDMSGDGYANIEKFINGIDPKKKTNWKDPKNNHDTLASLKEPSNKK